In the genome of Chlamydiota bacterium, the window GTTTCTCTACTCGGGCGCGCACCCCGCGGTGCGCGAGTACATCGAGCGCGCCTTCGGGACCATCGGAGAGATCCTCGCCCGCAGGGAGTCGTTCGCCGTCAGCGCGCGGGAGGGGATGCTGGTCTACGAGAACATCCCCCTCTACCGGCTGAGCGTGAGCGCGCGGAAGTTCATCGACTACCTCGAGGCGAGGAAGATCCACGGGATCATCATCGCGCGCGGCTTGACGATCGAGGAGCTCGTCGATTTCGTGGAAATCCTGGTGTCGCCATCGGTGCAGGCGCGGGGGCGCGACGAGTTCAACCGGGAGCTCGAACGCCGCGGCGTCAAGGCGATCACCGCGATGGAGATCAAGAAGGAGGAGGAGAAGCCCGGGCCCGCCCGCACGCCGCAGGCCGTCTACGAGGAGACGGTGCGGCTCATGCGCGCGTTCACGAAGGCCGCGCTCACCGGGAAGGAGCTCGACCTCCCCGGCGCCGACAGTCTCGTCAGCGAGATCTCGGAACTCGCGGCAAAGGACCCCCGGGCGATGCTCGACCTCTCGGCGATCCGCGAGTTCGACGAGCACGCCTTCACCCACGCGGCGCACGTCTGCGTCCTCTCCACCTCGCTCGCGGCGCTCCTGGGAGTCCGCCGCGCGCGCCTCGCCGCCATATGCCGTGCGGCGATGCTCCACGACATCGGAAAGATGGCGTTCCCCGCGGAGACGCTCTTCTCCTCGGGCGAACCCGATCCGGCGACGGCGGAGCTCCTGCGGCGCCACCCTCTCGAGGGGGCGCGCGCGCTGCTGGAGGGGCTGGAGGCGCGGCCGCTGGCGGTGGCGGTGGCCTACGAGCACCATATGCGGTACGACCTCGCGGGCTATCCGGCGCGGCCCGACGGCGTCCGCCCGCACCCGGTGAGTCTCCTCGTCCAGATCGTCGACGCGTACGATAATCTCACCGCGCGCCGTCCGGGACGCCTCCCACTCTCCCGCCCCGCAGCGCTCGAGCGGATCGCCGAGGAGGCGGGCAGCGCCTACGACCCCGCGATCGCAAAAGGGTTCCTCGCCATGATGGGGTGCTACGTCCCGGGGACGATCGTGGAGCTCGACGGCGGCGAGATCGGCGTCGTCGAGGAGGTCCGCGGAAGCGACCCCGCCAGGCCCGCGGCGAGGATGCTCGGCCAGGAAGGCCCGGGGGGCCTGCGGGATCTGGGGGAGAAGGACGCGGGGGGCTTGTTCCGCTGGTCGATCCGCCGCCCCCTCGGCGCCGAACGCGTTCCGCCCCTTGAGGCCGAATAGTCGTAATATACTGCCGCGGTAACAGTTGGGAGCATAATGGCGCCGTGAACGCGGTCGCCTTCGCCCGGCGGGGTATTGCCGGAAGGCGGTGCGGGATGCTATCATGGCGAAACTGCGGAAGGCGGTGCGGCGGCGGGCGGTCGTTTCCGCGGAACGGAGGGCTGCCATGGATGCGGTCACCAGGAAACTCTGCGCGCTCCTCGATCGCGACGATGTCGAGCTCCAGTGCTCCGCGGCCCGCGTGCTCGGAGAACTCGGCTCGGCCGGCCGCGAGGTGCGCCTCTGCCTCGCCAAACACCTCAAGACGCAGAATTTGACCCTCAAGCACTACCTCCTCTCCGCGCTGGAGCGGCTCCCCGGCCGCGAGGCGCTTCCGTACCTGTTCCCGCTCCTCAGGGAGGGGGGAAAGGTGCAGGAGCGGGCACTCGCCCTCATCGGATCGTGCGGACCCGCCGCGGTCCAGGAGGGGCGCAGACTCTTCGCCGGCGCGGACGAGGAGTTCAGGAAGCTCATCGTCAGGATCTTCGGCGCCCTGGGGACCGTCGAGGCGTGCGCGTTCCTCGTCGGCTGCATCCCCGGCGCGACCCCCGACCTCCGGCGGAGCGTCGGCCTCGCCCTCCGCGAGGCGATGGAGAAGCTGCCCGCGGCGGGGAAGAAGCTCCTGCTGAAGAAGATCGACGCCCTCTTCTCCTCGCCGAAGGGGACGGTGTCCGCGGAGGTCGCCGCCGCGGGGGTGATGCTGCTCGGCTGCGCGGCGGACCCCGCCTCGCTCGGGAAACTGATCCGCGCCGCCGCCCCGGACCAGCCGGCGCCGGTCCGGGAGCAGGCGCTCCTCGCCTTGGCGAGGATCGATATCCCCCGGGCCCGCGCGCGCGAGGTGGTCGCGGCGCTCGTCCCCGCCCTGCGGGAGTCCGACTACGCGAACGTGGTCCGCCACGCCCTCGCCGTGCTGCACCGGGTGGAGTTCCCCGGGACCCTGGCGGCGAAGCTCGACGAGGAGCTCCGCGGGGCGCACCCCGCGGTGCGGAGCTTCCTCCTCTCCAAGATGAGCGCGTTCGGTTCGAAGGAGAACATCGCGCGGCTGATCGGGCATTTGAACGCGGGCAGCTTCGACGAGCGGCGCGCGGCGCAGGAGGCGCTGGCGGGGATCCCGGCCGCCGCCGCCGAGATCCTGAAGGAGCTCGACGCGGCCAAGGACTACGAGGCGGCGATGCGGCTGGTGAGCATCCTCAAGGCGCAGGGGGCGAAGCCGGACGCCGCGGAGAAACGCCGCCTGTTCGACCGGATGGAGAAACTGCGCGCGGCGGGGGACGCGCGCGCCGCGGCGTACGCGGCGGCGCTCACGGTGGCGGACCCGGCGTTCCTGATCTCCCGGGTGCTCGGCGTGGTCAGGCGGCTGAAGAGCCGCAAGGCGTTCGCCGAGGCCGACGCCCTCTTTGCCACGCTCGCCCGCCACGCGCCGCTCGACGACGAGCTGAAGTTCGAGCGCGCGGTCGTGAAGCTTCGGCGGGGGCTGCCCGACCTCGCCTCCTCGCAGCGCGACGAGCACGAGGGACTCCGCCTCATCGCCGAGCTCCTCCGCCAGGAGGGGTTCCCGCTGCTGAGGCGGTTGAAGGCGGAGAAGGCCCTCGGCCCCGAGGAGCTGTACCACGTCGGTTTCCATTTCGCCGAGAAGCTGTTCGCGCAGCGCGAATTCGGCGTCGCCCTGCTCCGGCATCTCGCGTCGCGCTCGCCCCGGAGCAAGGCCGGAACCGCGGCGCGGCGCAAGCTCGAGATCGTCGGCGCCCCGGTGCCGAAGCGGTCGTGAGCGGCGCCGGCATCGGCATCTGTTCTTTTCCGCCTGTTGTATGCGGTCCTTTGAGCGGGCGAGGCGGGGCGTGAGCGTCCCCTCCCGCGCGCCTGCGGCGAAAAAAGCGGTGGACAGCGCACGCCGGTGCGCTATACTACCCCGTGCGCGGCGGGTACGCGCAGCCCCGCGGCACGGGGCGGCTACCGGGACGCGAAAGGAGGAGGAGGAGATGAACGGCAGGATGATGCTGTGGTGTGCGGCCCTGCTCGCGGTGGCGCTCTTCTGCGGCTGCGTCGGGTATTTCCACTATCACCCGATCAAGAGCACCGAGCAGGAGACCGCGGGGCCCGTCAGCGGCAGGTTGTTCACGGGCGAGACGTCGATGGGCTCCGGGATGGGCTCCGGGGTGACGCCGGCGATTTCGGCGATACCGATTTCCGAGGAGTCCCTCATCAAGTAGGCATCGCGCGCCGGTCGCGGAGCGGGCGCGCCCCATCGGATGCGGGGCGCGCCCGCTCCCTCGCGTCGGGGCGCGGCACGGAGGAACGAACAATGGCGGATATCAGGGTGGGCGACCTCGTGAGCTGGCAAACCGGGCAGAAGACCAAGGTGGGCGTCGTGCGGGCGTTGAACGAGGACGGGTCGTGCACCGTCGACATGTCGACGC includes:
- a CDS encoding HD domain-containing protein, with amino-acid sequence MEPTHPVDEHRTDELLAILDRIELIVKQLVTAGSQAFLYSGAHPAVREYIERAFGTIGEILARRESFAVSAREGMLVYENIPLYRLSVSARKFIDYLEARKIHGIIIARGLTIEELVDFVEILVSPSVQARGRDEFNRELERRGVKAITAMEIKKEEEKPGPARTPQAVYEETVRLMRAFTKAALTGKELDLPGADSLVSEISELAAKDPRAMLDLSAIREFDEHAFTHAAHVCVLSTSLAALLGVRRARLAAICRAAMLHDIGKMAFPAETLFSSGEPDPATAELLRRHPLEGARALLEGLEARPLAVAVAYEHHMRYDLAGYPARPDGVRPHPVSLLVQIVDAYDNLTARRPGRLPLSRPAALERIAEEAGSAYDPAIAKGFLAMMGCYVPGTIVELDGGEIGVVEEVRGSDPARPAARMLGQEGPGGLRDLGEKDAGGLFRWSIRRPLGAERVPPLEAE